From Canis lupus baileyi chromosome 16, mCanLup2.hap1, whole genome shotgun sequence, a single genomic window includes:
- the ANKRD40CL gene encoding putative ANKRD40 C-terminal-like protein, with translation MAEPQQDVSEKPAGEYKQGLDPQLPTDPGDGRPENTCVGDLELVLKVRIQSPRENDFIEVELNREELSYQNLLKISCCELGIEPEQVKTIRKLPNTLLRKDKDILRLRDFQEIELILMKNGSSELEEYTPSLIEKPCYNSNAAKLTY, from the exons ATGGCTGAACCCCAACAGGATGTGAGCGAGAAGCCAGCAG gtGAATATAAACAAGGTTTGGATCCACAGCTGCCTACCGATCCAGGGGATGGCAGACCTGAGAACACCTGCGTAG GTGATCTGGAGCTGGTGCTGAAAGTCAGAATTCAGAGTCCCAGAGAAAATGACTTCATTGAAGTTGAACTGAACCGAGAAGAGCTGAGTTACCAGAATCTACTAAAAATCAGTTGCTGTGAACTGGGGATTGAACCAGAGCAAGTGAAGACCATCAGAAAGCTACCAAACACACTGCTCAGGAAG GACAAAGACATTCTAAGACTACGGGACTTTCAGGAAATAGaactcattttaatgaaaaatggaaGCTCTGAATTAGAAGAATACACACCATCCCTGATAGAGAAGCCCTGCTACAACAGCAATGCTGCAAAACTAACCTATtag